The following proteins are co-located in the Komagataeibacter sp. FNDCF1 genome:
- a CDS encoding SDR family NAD(P)-dependent oxidoreductase, which translates to MISQLQSRSGAGASPAYDFTGQRILVTGGARGIGAATCRAFRAAGARVAVGARSMASFTAFTQTWGADGYVPAIGAVSDQASCAAVVAQAVEMLGGLDVLVNSAGVYDEIAIDDIGQAHWDETMAVNVGGTFFCMQAALPALEARQGCIVNLGSDAGLVGASNAVAYAASKGAVVNMTRAMAVALAQRVRVNCVCPGFIWTEMVERAARASGDFEAYVEAARAHSPMRRIGTPEEVAAAILYLASDAAGFVNGVALPMDGGGIAGY; encoded by the coding sequence ATGATCAGTCAGCTACAGTCGCGATCCGGTGCGGGCGCCAGCCCGGCATATGATTTTACCGGACAGCGTATCCTGGTAACGGGTGGCGCACGCGGCATCGGGGCCGCGACGTGCCGGGCGTTCCGTGCCGCCGGCGCACGGGTAGCGGTCGGGGCACGCAGCATGGCATCGTTCACCGCTTTTACGCAAACCTGGGGAGCGGACGGCTACGTTCCTGCAATCGGGGCGGTTTCCGACCAGGCATCGTGTGCGGCGGTCGTGGCACAGGCGGTGGAGATGCTGGGCGGTCTCGATGTCCTGGTCAATTCGGCTGGTGTGTATGACGAAATCGCAATTGACGATATCGGACAGGCGCATTGGGACGAGACCATGGCGGTCAATGTCGGCGGGACGTTTTTCTGCATGCAGGCAGCCTTGCCCGCGCTGGAGGCGCGACAGGGCTGCATTGTCAACCTTGGTTCGGATGCCGGTCTGGTCGGTGCATCGAATGCGGTGGCCTATGCCGCGTCCAAGGGGGCAGTCGTGAACATGACGCGGGCCATGGCTGTGGCACTTGCGCAGCGTGTGCGCGTAAACTGCGTCTGCCCCGGCTTCATCTGGACCGAGATGGTGGAGCGGGCGGCTCGGGCAAGCGGCGATTTCGAAGCGTATGTGGAAGCTGCGCGCGCCCATTCGCCAATGCGCCGGATCGGCACGCCGGAGGAGGTGGCCGCGGCCATTCTCTATCTTGCCTCGGACGCGGCGGGTTTCGTGAACGGTGTGGCACTACCGATGGATGGTGGCGGAATTGCCGGATACTGA